The proteins below are encoded in one region of Reichenbachiella sp. 5M10:
- a CDS encoding hydroxymethylglutaryl-CoA lyase, whose protein sequence is MKIIECPRDAMQGLHGFVPTQQKIDYINQLLQVGFDTLDFGSFVSPKVIPQMQDTREVLSHLNLKNTKTKLLAIVANTRGAHEAAEFQSIDYLGFPLSLSETFQRNNTNKSIAEALEELVIIQDICKEHRKTLVVYLSMGFGNPYGDPYEMNYVIQSIEKLKKLDIKIISLADTVGMSTPESIKTLFSTVTKQFTDIEFGVHLHADLDSSIDKIEAAYKAGCKRFDGAINGFGGCPMAADKLIGNIATETILAYLDEKSISVDYDARALRKAINMAPSVFLGR, encoded by the coding sequence ATGAAAATCATCGAATGCCCCCGAGATGCCATGCAAGGCTTGCATGGATTTGTCCCTACTCAACAAAAAATAGACTATATCAATCAACTCCTACAAGTCGGCTTTGACACCCTAGACTTTGGTAGTTTCGTGTCTCCCAAAGTCATCCCCCAGATGCAAGACACGAGGGAAGTCCTCAGTCATTTGAACTTAAAAAACACCAAAACTAAGCTACTCGCCATAGTGGCCAACACCCGTGGAGCACATGAGGCAGCAGAATTTCAAAGCATTGACTACTTAGGGTTTCCTCTCTCTCTATCGGAAACCTTTCAACGCAACAATACCAACAAAAGCATCGCCGAGGCACTGGAAGAACTCGTCATCATTCAGGACATCTGCAAAGAACACCGCAAGACGCTAGTTGTCTATCTATCGATGGGATTTGGCAACCCCTACGGTGACCCCTACGAAATGAACTATGTCATACAGTCCATCGAAAAACTAAAAAAACTAGACATCAAAATCATCTCTCTAGCCGACACGGTAGGTATGTCTACTCCTGAGTCAATCAAAACACTCTTTTCTACAGTCACAAAGCAGTTCACAGACATCGAGTTTGGTGTACACCTCCATGCAGATCTAGACTCCTCCATTGACAAAATCGAGGCAGCATACAAAGCAGGGTGCAAGCGTTTTGATGGAGCCATCAATGGGTTTGGTGGATGCCCTATGGCTGCTGACAAACTTATCGGCAATATCGCCACCGAAACGATACTGGCCTACTTGGATGAGAAGAGTATTTCGGTGGACTATGATGCTCGGGCGCTACGCAAAGCCATCAACATGGCTCCTTCGGTATTCTTAGGTAGGTAA
- a CDS encoding ABC transporter ATP-binding protein: MSILQTNKLTKNFGSRTAVHALDLHIEAGQVFGLLGPNGSGKTTTLAMLLDVLSPSSGSFTWFGQEPSADSRKNIGAILETPSFYPYMHAVDNLKIVAQIKGCAEERIDAVLTQVGLITRKHDKFQAYSLGMKQRLAIASALLADPEVLILDEPTNGLDPAGIVEIREIIQGIAASGKTIILASHLLSEVQKVCTHFAILKEGNLLHQGSIQEIEQERPTIEIGASDMTLLHSILEPLAGIHQITRDGDFYRLDVAHEVTTEYLIQKLQEQGITPTHLLRKQGNLEQQFLKILADHA, from the coding sequence ATGTCCATCTTACAGACGAATAAATTAACCAAAAACTTTGGGTCGCGCACTGCGGTCCATGCTCTTGACCTCCATATCGAGGCAGGACAGGTCTTCGGACTACTCGGTCCCAACGGCAGTGGCAAAACCACCACCCTGGCCATGCTGCTAGACGTACTGTCTCCTAGCTCGGGCAGCTTCACTTGGTTTGGCCAAGAGCCCAGTGCCGACAGTCGCAAAAACATAGGAGCCATCCTAGAGACCCCCAGTTTCTATCCCTACATGCATGCCGTGGACAACCTCAAGATCGTGGCACAAATCAAAGGGTGCGCCGAGGAAAGAATCGACGCAGTATTGACGCAAGTAGGGCTCATCACGCGCAAGCATGACAAGTTTCAGGCTTACTCTCTAGGGATGAAACAACGGCTCGCCATCGCCTCCGCTCTGCTCGCCGACCCAGAGGTACTCATCCTCGATGAGCCTACCAACGGACTGGACCCAGCCGGTATCGTCGAGATTCGTGAGATCATACAAGGCATAGCCGCTTCGGGCAAAACCATCATCCTCGCCAGTCATCTGCTGTCAGAAGTACAGAAGGTCTGCACGCACTTCGCCATTCTCAAAGAAGGCAATCTCCTCCATCAAGGCAGCATACAAGAAATCGAACAAGAACGCCCAACTATAGAGATAGGGGCCAGTGACATGACTTTGCTCCACAGCATACTCGAACCTCTCGCTGGCATCCATCAGATTACACGTGACGGAGACTTCTACCGACTCGACGTAGCACATGAAGTCACTACCGAGTACCTCATCCAAAAACTACAGGAACAAGGCATCACCCCTACACACTTGCTCCGCAAACAAGGAAATCTCGAACAACAATTCTTAAAAATACTCGCCGACCATGCATAA
- a CDS encoding ferredoxin--NADP reductase, whose translation MERVSKLKVVRVVRETPNAISIHFKQPFFWKLKYTAGQYLTVLIQVEGEVKRRCFSILSAPNLEEEISITAMSSEDGEVSAHLFDTVKEGDKLKVLHPQGEFTIEPDESAKRHLLLFGGGSGIAPLMSILKTVLFVESKSMVSLFYGNRDEESILFNEELKDLQFDYPERLNLIHILENPGDFKDCYKGRVERTQIPELLRKVPKFPFGHTFCYISGPTGLMIEAAAGLRMAGVPDTHIFMEQYLSQSSVQEAKAAAALIQNREVKLIYQDKEYHVPVQAGRSILDAAIDAGVELPYVCKDGICSSCKAQRVSGEVFMRGETILSDEEIAQGVVLPCICKPLSNHVVLRIPSEL comes from the coding sequence ATGGAGAGGGTTTCGAAATTGAAGGTGGTGCGAGTAGTCCGAGAGACACCGAATGCTATAAGCATTCATTTCAAGCAGCCCTTTTTTTGGAAATTGAAATATACAGCGGGGCAGTACTTGACTGTGTTGATACAAGTGGAGGGGGAAGTTAAACGCCGTTGTTTTTCGATACTTAGTGCACCCAACCTGGAGGAGGAAATCAGCATCACGGCCATGTCTTCAGAAGATGGTGAAGTCTCTGCTCATCTGTTTGATACCGTCAAGGAAGGAGACAAACTCAAGGTGCTTCACCCTCAGGGGGAGTTTACGATAGAACCTGACGAATCTGCAAAAAGACATTTGTTGTTATTTGGAGGAGGAAGTGGGATTGCTCCCTTGATGTCTATTCTCAAGACCGTATTGTTTGTAGAGTCCAAGAGCATGGTGTCTTTGTTTTATGGCAATCGCGACGAAGAATCCATTTTGTTCAACGAGGAGCTTAAAGATTTGCAGTTCGACTATCCAGAGCGTCTCAATTTGATACATATTCTTGAGAACCCTGGAGATTTCAAGGATTGTTATAAGGGAAGAGTCGAACGCACACAGATTCCGGAGTTGTTGCGCAAAGTCCCTAAGTTTCCGTTTGGACATACCTTTTGTTATATCTCGGGCCCGACGGGTTTGATGATCGAGGCAGCGGCAGGGTTGCGGATGGCAGGAGTGCCGGATACACATATTTTTATGGAGCAGTACTTGTCACAGTCGTCTGTACAGGAGGCAAAGGCAGCTGCTGCACTGATTCAAAACCGTGAAGTGAAGCTGATCTATCAGGACAAAGAATATCATGTGCCTGTACAGGCAGGTCGTAGTATATTGGATGCTGCAATAGATGCGGGAGTAGAGTTGCCGTATGTTTGTAAGGACGGTATATGCAGCAGTTGCAAAGCACAGCGTGTGTCTGGAGAGGTATTTATGCGTGGTGAGACGATCCTTAGTGATGAGGAGATCGCTCAAGGTGTAGTACTTCCTTGTATCTGTAAGCCTTTGTCCAATCATGTTGTGCTTCGGATACCGAGCGAACTTTAA
- a CDS encoding DsbA family protein, whose product MSELNCDDGVCEVPRGEEPKTVTVEESPASKATLMYFGDAMCSWCYGIGNHLNRLKEEYAEVLDFELVLGGLRPGGGEEWTQEFRDMLRTHWGHVHDASGQPFDYDFFEREDFDYDTEPPARAVRVVRDLAPEKEWTFYERLQEMFYAENINITDPVALEQACTELEIDYQAFEPLYLSDGYKQLTYQDFAKSQQMGVRGFPAIVVHKGEEYIAVSMGYSDYDTMKQRMVQILAN is encoded by the coding sequence ATGAGTGAATTGAATTGTGACGATGGGGTCTGTGAAGTGCCAAGAGGAGAGGAACCAAAGACAGTGACGGTCGAGGAGTCACCAGCCTCCAAGGCCACTTTGATGTATTTTGGAGATGCGATGTGCTCGTGGTGCTATGGGATAGGCAATCACTTGAACCGACTCAAAGAAGAGTACGCAGAGGTGTTGGATTTTGAACTGGTACTGGGAGGTCTCAGGCCAGGTGGAGGAGAAGAATGGACACAGGAGTTTAGAGACATGCTCCGTACACACTGGGGGCATGTCCATGATGCGTCAGGTCAGCCATTTGATTATGATTTTTTCGAAAGAGAGGATTTTGACTATGATACCGAGCCACCTGCTCGTGCGGTACGTGTAGTTCGTGATCTCGCTCCAGAGAAGGAGTGGACATTTTATGAACGGCTACAGGAGATGTTTTATGCAGAGAATATCAACATCACAGACCCTGTGGCTCTGGAGCAAGCGTGTACCGAACTGGAGATCGACTACCAGGCCTTCGAGCCGCTGTATCTCTCCGATGGATACAAGCAGTTGACCTATCAGGATTTTGCCAAATCTCAGCAGATGGGGGTGCGTGGATTCCCAGCGATCGTTGTTCACAAAGGAGAGGAGTACATCGCAGTGAGTATGGGCTATTCGGATTATGATACGATGAAGCAAAGAATGGTGCAGATATTGGCCAATTGA
- the metH gene encoding methionine synthase — MDLIIHPDYPGKYQYKWHDYEPMKLSGLEPLVVTPDMNFINVGERTNVTGSRMFLRLIKEEKFEEALAVARNQVEGGAQIIDVNMDEGMLEGAETMTNFLNLMASEPDIARVPVMIDSSKWEIIEAGLKCTQGKSVVNSISLKVGEEEFIRQAKLVKQYGAAVIVMAFDEDGQADNYERRIEIVKRSYDLMVGPKINFKPEDIIFDLNIFPVATGMEEHRQNAMDFFKATRWVRENLPAAHVSGGVSNVSFSFRGNNPVREAMHSAFLYHAIGQGMDMGIVNPAMLEVYDDIPKDLLEHVEDVLLDRRDDATERLLDFAESFIGAEKKEKKNDEWRSLPVGKRIEHALVKGIVEFIDEDTEEARQSLDKPLHVIEGPLMDGMNVVGDLFGEGKMFLPQVVKSARVMKKAVAYLTPYLEAEKAEGDAQNAGTVLLATVKGDVHDIGKNIVGVVMACNNYEIVDMGVMVPNEKILAKAKEVNADIIGLSGLITPSLDEMVDFAKLLEKEGAKFPLLIGGATTSRIHTAVKVDPCYSGPVVHVLDASRSVPVAGDLLSSKKEAFVAKTKQEYLEARENHAGRTKDKNYIKWPEAQANHFQIDWETTPITEPKFIGNKTFNNYPLDEIRKYIDWTPFFQTWMLKGKYPKILQDDVIGAEATKLYEDANKMLDDVIAKRSLQANGVIGIYPAVNTNGDDVEISDRAGNALTTFHFLRQQGKKGKNIANLSLADFVAPKASGRQDYMGGFAVTTGIGIEKLIEQFEKDHDDYNVIMIKAVADRLAEAFAELMHAKVRKELWAYAADENLENEALISEKYKGIRPAPGYPACPDHTEKPLLFDLLNAEKETGIILTESNAMYPASSVSGFYFANEQSKYFGLGKIEKDQVTDYAKRKGMSLDEAERWLSPNLAYDA, encoded by the coding sequence ATGGACTTAATCATTCACCCAGACTACCCCGGCAAGTACCAATACAAATGGCACGATTACGAACCCATGAAACTCAGTGGGCTTGAGCCCTTGGTGGTGACTCCTGACATGAATTTCATCAACGTCGGCGAACGTACCAATGTCACTGGGTCGAGAATGTTTCTCCGTCTGATCAAAGAAGAGAAATTCGAAGAAGCACTCGCCGTAGCACGCAACCAAGTCGAAGGTGGCGCCCAAATCATTGACGTAAACATGGATGAGGGCATGCTCGAAGGAGCAGAGACGATGACCAATTTCCTCAACCTGATGGCGTCTGAGCCAGACATCGCCAGAGTACCTGTCATGATTGACTCATCCAAGTGGGAAATCATAGAAGCAGGTCTAAAATGTACACAAGGTAAATCTGTCGTCAACTCCATCAGTTTGAAAGTCGGCGAAGAGGAGTTTATCCGCCAAGCCAAGCTCGTCAAACAATATGGTGCTGCAGTCATTGTCATGGCTTTTGATGAAGATGGACAAGCTGACAACTATGAGCGACGAATAGAGATCGTCAAGAGGTCCTACGACTTGATGGTTGGGCCAAAGATCAACTTCAAACCCGAAGACATCATCTTTGACCTTAACATCTTCCCAGTAGCGACAGGGATGGAAGAACACCGACAAAATGCCATGGACTTCTTCAAAGCGACTCGCTGGGTGAGAGAGAACCTCCCCGCAGCACACGTCAGTGGCGGAGTGAGCAATGTCTCGTTCTCATTCCGAGGCAACAACCCCGTACGAGAGGCCATGCATTCAGCATTTCTCTACCACGCCATCGGTCAAGGCATGGACATGGGAATCGTCAACCCTGCCATGCTGGAAGTCTACGACGACATCCCAAAAGACCTCCTAGAGCACGTCGAAGACGTATTGCTCGACCGTAGAGATGACGCTACAGAACGCCTGTTGGACTTTGCCGAATCCTTCATCGGAGCAGAAAAGAAAGAAAAGAAAAACGACGAATGGCGTTCGTTGCCTGTAGGCAAAAGAATTGAGCATGCCCTTGTCAAAGGGATCGTAGAGTTCATCGATGAAGACACCGAAGAAGCTCGCCAATCTCTGGACAAACCTCTACACGTCATCGAAGGACCTCTCATGGACGGCATGAATGTCGTAGGTGACCTCTTCGGCGAAGGGAAAATGTTCTTGCCGCAAGTAGTCAAAAGCGCCAGAGTCATGAAAAAAGCCGTGGCTTATTTGACACCATACTTAGAAGCAGAAAAAGCGGAAGGAGACGCCCAAAATGCAGGAACCGTCCTACTCGCAACCGTCAAAGGAGATGTCCACGATATCGGCAAAAACATCGTCGGGGTAGTCATGGCATGCAACAACTACGAGATCGTAGATATGGGGGTCATGGTGCCCAACGAAAAAATTCTCGCCAAAGCCAAAGAAGTCAATGCAGACATCATAGGACTCAGCGGATTGATCACTCCGTCTCTGGATGAGATGGTTGATTTTGCCAAGCTCCTCGAAAAAGAAGGAGCTAAATTCCCGCTTTTGATAGGTGGAGCGACCACTTCACGCATACACACGGCAGTGAAAGTTGATCCGTGCTATAGTGGTCCAGTCGTCCACGTACTCGATGCATCACGAAGTGTACCCGTCGCAGGTGATTTATTGAGCAGCAAGAAAGAAGCCTTTGTCGCCAAGACCAAACAAGAATACCTCGAAGCGCGCGAAAATCACGCAGGGCGAACCAAAGACAAAAACTACATCAAGTGGCCGGAAGCACAAGCCAACCACTTTCAGATCGACTGGGAGACCACACCGATCACCGAACCTAAATTCATCGGCAACAAGACGTTCAACAATTACCCACTAGATGAAATCAGAAAGTACATTGACTGGACGCCCTTCTTCCAGACATGGATGCTCAAAGGCAAGTACCCAAAAATCCTCCAAGACGATGTGATCGGCGCAGAAGCGACTAAACTCTACGAAGACGCCAACAAGATGCTGGACGATGTGATCGCTAAGAGGAGTCTACAAGCCAACGGCGTGATCGGTATATACCCAGCTGTCAACACCAATGGAGACGACGTAGAAATCTCAGATCGTGCAGGCAATGCACTCACTACATTCCACTTTTTGCGACAGCAAGGAAAAAAAGGAAAGAACATCGCTAATCTGTCATTGGCTGATTTTGTAGCACCGAAAGCTTCAGGACGTCAAGACTACATGGGAGGATTTGCAGTCACCACAGGCATCGGTATCGAAAAACTCATCGAACAATTCGAAAAGGATCACGACGACTACAATGTCATCATGATCAAGGCCGTCGCAGATCGATTGGCTGAGGCATTTGCTGAGCTCATGCATGCCAAAGTCAGGAAAGAACTCTGGGCATATGCTGCAGACGAAAACCTAGAAAACGAGGCATTGATTTCTGAAAAATACAAAGGCATACGCCCAGCTCCTGGCTACCCAGCCTGCCCAGATCATACAGAAAAACCGCTCTTATTTGATCTACTCAATGCTGAAAAAGAAACAGGTATCATCTTGACCGAATCCAACGCCATGTACCCAGCATCCTCAGTGAGTGGATTCTATTTCGCCAATGAGCAGTCCAAGTACTTCGGGTTAGGAAAGATCGAAAAAGATCAAGTAACAGACTATGCCAAAAGAAAAGGCATGAGCCTAGACGAGGCAGAGAGATGGCTCTCTCCCAACCTTGCCTATGACGCCTAG
- a CDS encoding ABC transporter permease subunit: MHKLLKIEWIKNKSNTTFWVLLLVYIAATYVILSAGTILMNASYEFTSNQDIQDFPQITIYDFPGIWHNMTYIGSIIRILLAIILIVNLTNEISYRTLRQNIIDGLSKEAFLLSKLYLITALAIVATLALTACSFYFGMTYSVTTSSENIFSHMDFLGAYFMEIFGYLCFALFVSLWIKRAGLVIVFVLAYSIIFEPFCGWVFLDSDGWLINALPINALDNLIQSPINLMDPTAVQTTVGMSELLFALAWIISFIGFSYFLLKKRDLTT, encoded by the coding sequence ATGCATAAGCTCCTCAAAATCGAATGGATCAAAAACAAATCCAACACCACCTTTTGGGTACTACTACTCGTGTACATCGCAGCGACCTATGTCATTCTGTCTGCAGGCACTATCCTGATGAATGCCAGTTATGAGTTCACCTCCAACCAAGACATACAGGACTTCCCACAGATCACGATCTATGACTTCCCAGGCATCTGGCACAACATGACCTACATTGGTTCGATCATACGTATCCTACTGGCGATCATATTGATCGTCAACCTCACCAACGAGATCAGCTACCGTACCCTCCGTCAAAACATCATCGACGGCCTGAGCAAGGAAGCCTTTCTTCTTTCTAAGCTGTACTTGATCACGGCTTTGGCTATCGTAGCTACTCTAGCTCTGACAGCTTGCAGTTTTTACTTCGGGATGACCTACTCCGTGACTACTAGCAGTGAGAACATCTTCTCTCACATGGATTTCTTAGGCGCCTATTTTATGGAGATTTTTGGCTATTTGTGTTTCGCCTTATTTGTTTCGCTCTGGATCAAACGAGCCGGACTAGTCATCGTCTTTGTCTTAGCATACAGTATTATATTTGAGCCATTTTGTGGATGGGTATTCCTAGACAGTGACGGCTGGCTCATCAACGCACTACCTATCAACGCACTAGACAATCTCATCCAATCCCCCATCAATCTCATGGACCCAACTGCCGTACAAACGACCGTCGGCATGAGCGAACTACTCTTTGCTTTGGCTTGGATCATAAGCTTCATAGGGTTCTCATATTTCCTCCTAAAAAAACGAGATCTTACCACTTAG
- the metF gene encoding methylenetetrahydrofolate reductase [NAD(P)H], with translation MKVTEHIKNANGKTLFSLEIIPPKKGENVQTIFNHLDPLMEFNPPFIDVTYHREEYVYKKHPSGLLEKKTTRKRPGTVGICAAIRHRYDVDPVPHIICGGFSKEETENALIDLDFLGIDNVLLLRGDAIKSEGKFIPQADGNNYAIDLLHQVDGLNKGVYLDDSLDDPTPTDFCIGVAGYPEKHFEAPNLQMDLDYLKQKVQAGAEYIVTQMFFDNDKYFDFVASCRAMGINIPIIPGLKPIATKAQSTILPSIFHIDLPVELSEALQRCKNNQEAKQIGIEWGIKQSKELMERGVPVLHYYSMGKSTSVQKIAEAVF, from the coding sequence ATGAAGGTTACAGAACACATAAAAAACGCCAACGGAAAGACACTCTTTTCACTTGAGATCATTCCTCCAAAAAAAGGCGAAAACGTACAAACCATATTCAATCACCTGGATCCATTGATGGAGTTTAACCCACCATTCATCGATGTGACCTACCACCGTGAAGAGTACGTCTACAAAAAACACCCAAGTGGTTTATTGGAAAAGAAAACAACACGCAAGCGTCCTGGTACAGTAGGTATTTGTGCTGCGATCCGTCATCGCTACGATGTAGACCCCGTACCACACATCATCTGTGGTGGGTTTTCAAAAGAAGAAACCGAGAATGCGCTGATTGACCTAGATTTTTTGGGAATAGACAATGTATTGCTGCTCAGAGGAGACGCCATCAAGTCTGAAGGCAAATTCATCCCTCAAGCTGATGGCAACAACTATGCGATTGACCTGCTCCACCAAGTCGACGGACTCAACAAGGGTGTCTATCTCGATGATAGTTTGGATGACCCTACGCCAACCGATTTTTGTATTGGTGTCGCTGGGTATCCAGAAAAACACTTCGAAGCACCCAATCTTCAGATGGATCTAGACTATCTCAAACAGAAAGTACAAGCAGGAGCAGAATACATCGTCACACAGATGTTCTTTGACAATGACAAATATTTTGATTTTGTAGCTAGCTGCCGTGCAATGGGAATCAACATTCCAATTATCCCAGGGCTCAAGCCCATTGCGACCAAAGCACAATCTACCATCTTGCCGAGTATATTCCATATCGACCTCCCTGTCGAACTGAGTGAAGCCCTCCAACGTTGCAAAAACAACCAAGAAGCCAAACAAATCGGTATAGAATGGGGAATCAAGCAATCCAAAGAACTGATGGAGCGAGGGGTCCCTGTGCTGCACTACTATTCGATGGGGAAATCCACAAGTGTGCAAAAAATCGCTGAGGCAGTTTTTTAA
- a CDS encoding SIMPL domain-containing protein — MKKVFLFLAALTISTWAWSQNPSLIHVTGQSELSLSPEVTVLSYSISANDKSYDAAVTALNTRINQLTGNLKKSGFKTEEIKTSQFNIRKSKIYEGGKVKGEEYIATQSLTVRFPFDKKRLLNALDRTADEDAAPNLSISFELSDEQKNKSRNTLLQNAMEDALVKAQILSQQAGYQIAGVQEVSNNAIPSRPMVRAMEFDAVQSMAQSKMADYQPQDLTISEQVSVTYLIQKTTEEEE; from the coding sequence ATGAAAAAGGTATTTCTATTTTTGGCAGCCCTCACTATCAGCACATGGGCATGGTCACAAAATCCATCCTTGATACATGTCACAGGACAATCCGAGCTCTCCCTCTCTCCTGAGGTCACTGTGCTCAGCTACTCCATCTCTGCCAATGACAAGAGCTACGATGCAGCTGTCACTGCTCTCAATACCCGTATCAATCAGCTCACAGGCAACCTCAAAAAAAGTGGTTTCAAAACAGAAGAGATCAAAACTTCACAATTCAACATTCGAAAAAGTAAGATCTACGAAGGAGGCAAGGTCAAAGGAGAAGAATACATAGCCACCCAATCACTAACTGTACGGTTTCCCTTCGACAAAAAACGACTCCTCAATGCACTAGACAGGACGGCAGATGAAGATGCTGCTCCGAATCTATCTATCTCCTTTGAGCTTTCTGATGAGCAGAAAAACAAATCTAGAAATACTCTCCTCCAAAATGCCATGGAGGATGCCCTAGTCAAAGCCCAAATCCTAAGCCAGCAGGCAGGCTACCAAATCGCTGGAGTACAGGAGGTCAGCAACAATGCCATCCCGTCTCGTCCGATGGTTCGAGCCATGGAGTTTGACGCAGTACAAAGCATGGCGCAAAGCAAGATGGCTGACTACCAACCTCAAGACCTCACCATTTCAGAACAAGTATCCGTGACTTACTTGATCCAAAAAACAACAGAAGAGGAAGAATAA
- a CDS encoding homocysteine S-methyltransferase family protein, translating to MNIRDILKDRILVLDGAMGTMIQRYQLEEKDFRNEELKDHPVPLKGNNDLLSITRPDVIKAIHAAYFESGADIVETNTFGSTWVAQADYKLEDWVYRINYESAKIAKEVANEFTDKDPSKPRFVVGSMGPTNRLASMSPDVNNPGYRAITYDQLLEAFTEQAKALLDGGADLLLVETITDTLNSKAALMAIDQIAEERGIQIPIMVSGTITDASGRILSGQNTEAFLISVSHLDLLSVGLNCALGARELKPYLNTLSSKSNFNISAHPNAGLPNEFGEYDETPEDMVDQIKEFLDDGLINIIGGCCGTTPDHIKAIADLAAKYEPRIASNQLKSTVVG from the coding sequence ATGAACATTAGAGATATTCTAAAGGACAGAATATTGGTATTGGATGGAGCCATGGGGACCATGATTCAACGGTATCAGTTGGAAGAAAAAGACTTCCGAAACGAAGAACTAAAAGACCACCCTGTGCCACTCAAAGGCAACAATGACCTGTTGTCAATCACACGTCCTGATGTGATCAAGGCCATACATGCTGCTTACTTCGAGTCAGGGGCAGACATCGTAGAAACCAATACTTTTGGCAGCACATGGGTCGCTCAAGCGGATTACAAGCTTGAAGACTGGGTCTATCGCATCAACTACGAATCAGCTAAAATCGCCAAAGAAGTAGCTAATGAGTTCACAGACAAAGACCCAAGCAAGCCACGATTTGTTGTAGGCTCTATGGGGCCGACCAATAGACTGGCCTCTATGTCTCCAGACGTCAACAACCCAGGATACAGAGCCATCACGTATGATCAATTACTGGAGGCATTTACTGAGCAAGCCAAAGCACTACTCGATGGAGGAGCAGATCTCCTACTCGTAGAGACCATCACCGACACCCTCAACTCCAAAGCTGCTCTCATGGCCATCGATCAAATAGCGGAAGAGCGAGGCATCCAAATCCCGATCATGGTCTCTGGTACAATCACCGATGCCAGTGGCCGCATCCTATCGGGCCAAAACACAGAGGCATTTTTGATATCCGTCTCACACCTTGATCTACTCAGTGTAGGGCTCAACTGTGCCTTGGGAGCGAGAGAATTGAAACCATATCTCAACACCTTGTCCAGCAAATCCAACTTCAACATCAGCGCACACCCCAACGCAGGATTACCCAATGAATTTGGGGAATACGATGAAACACCAGAAGATATGGTCGATCAAATCAAAGAGTTTTTGGATGATGGACTCATCAACATCATCGGTGGTTGCTGCGGCACCACGCCAGACCACATCAAGGCCATTGCCGATCTGGCTGCCAAGTATGAACCGAGAATAGCAAGTAACCAATTAAAATCAACGGTAGTCGGTTAA